Within Actinosynnema pretiosum, the genomic segment AACACCTGCGCACCCTCGCGCGCGTTGTCCATCGCCGCCTCGGACGACACGAGCTTCGCGATGGCCGCCTCCCGCTTGAACGGCTCGCCGCGCAGCATCTTCGACGCCGCCTGGTAGTACGCCAGCCGCGCGGTGTGGGCCCGCACCTCCATGTCGGCGATCTTGAACTGGATCGCCTGGTACCGCCCGATCGGCGAGCCGAACGCCTCCCGCTCCTTGGCGTAGCGCACGCACTCGTCCACGCACCCCTGGGCCAGCCCGACGCCGAGCGCGGCGATCGCCACCCGGCCCTCGTCGAGGGTGCGCAGGAACTGGGCGTACCCGCGCCCCCGCTCGCCGAGCAGGTTCTCCTCGGGCACCCGGCAGTCCTGGAACGACAGCTCGTGCGTGTCCGAGGCGTTCCAGCCGACCTTGGAGTACTTGCTGCCCACGGCCAGCCCCGGCGTCCCGGCGGGCACGATGATCGTGGAGATCTCCGGGCGGCCGTCCGGCTTGCGGCCGGTCACGGCGGCGACGGTCACCAGCGAGGTGATCGAGGTGCCCGAGTTGGTGATGAACGCCTTGGTGCCGTTGAGCACCCACTGCCCGTCCTCCAGGCGCGCGGTGGTGCGCAGCGCGCCCGCGTCGGAGCCGCCGCCGGGCTCGGTCAGGCCGAACGCCCCCAGCGCCTCGCCCGCGGCCAGCGCGGGCAGCCAGCGGGCCTTCTGCTCGTCGGTGCCGAACCGCAGCAGCGGCATGACCGCCAGCGACACCCCGGCCTCCAGGGTGATCGCGACGGACGAGTCGACCCGCCCCAGCTCCTCCAGCGCCAGGCACAGCGCGAAGTAATCGCCGCCCATCCCGCCGTGCTCCTCGGGCACGGGCAGCCCGAACAGGCCCATCCGCCCCATCTTCGCGACGAGGTCGTACGGGAACTCCTCCCGCTCGTAGAACCCGCCGATGACGGGCGCCACCTCCTCGCGGGCGAACCGCCGCACGGTGGCGCGCAGCGCCTCGTGCTCCTCGTCGAGCCGGAAGTCCAACAACGCCCTCACTCCTCGGGTGGCAGTACTGCGGCCAACTGCTCGTCCAGCGCGACCTGGTCGCCGGGCCGGACCCGTACCCCGGTGAGCACCCCGTCGACCGGCGCGGCGACGGTGTGCTCCATCTTCATCGCCTCGACCACGAACAGCGCCTGCCCGGCGACGACGCTCTCGCCCTCGGCGGCGCGCACCAGCAGCACCGTCCCCGGCATGGGGCTGGTGACCGGTCCGCCGGACGAGGCCCCGCGCGCGGCGGCCACGTCGGGGGTGGTCTCCACGACCTGCCAGGCCCCGCCGTCGCGGCCGAGCCACAGCGCGTCCCCGTCGCGGGCCACCGCGTACCGGCGCGCGCCGACGACCAGCTCGTCGCCCTCGCGCCGCGCGGTCACCCGCACCGGGTCGGCGTCGCCGACGCGCACCTCCACGTCGGGCGCGACGCCGCGCACCCGCACCTCGGCGCCGTCGAGCACCCACCGCGCCCAGGCGCGCTCGCCGACCCGCCAGCCGGTGAGCCGCTCCCACGGGTCGGCCCCGCCCAGCCCGAGGAACCGGTCGCAGCCCGCCGCGACGAGCACGTCGTCGGGCGTGCCGCCGGGCACCAGCGTGTCGAGCGAGCGCTCCACCAGCCCGGTGTCGAGCCGCCCGGCGCGCACGTCCGGGTGGGCCAGCAGCGCCCGCAGGAACGGCACGTTGGTGGTCACGCCGAGCACGGCGGTCCGGGACAGCGCGGCGTCGAGCCTGCGCAGCGCCTCGGCGCGGGTGGCGCCGTGCGCGATCACCTTGGCCAGCATGGGGTCGTAGTCGCTGCCGACCACCAGGCCCTCGCGCAGCGCCGAGTCCACCCGCACCCCGTCGGGCTCGCGCAGCAGCAGCACCCGCCCGCCGGTGGGCAGGAACCCGCGCGCCGGGTCCTCCGCGTACACCCGCGCCTCCACGGCGTGCCCGCGCAGCTCGACGGAGGTGAACCCGAGCGGTTCCCCGGCGGCCACGCGCAGCTGCTGCTCGACCAGGTCGACGCCGGTGACCAGCTCGGTGACCGGGTGCTCGACCTGGAGCCGGGTGTTCATCTCCAGGAAGAAGTGCTCGCCGGTCGTGCCGTCCACGATGAACTCGACGGTGCCCGCGCCGACGTAGCCGACCGACTCGGCGGCCAGCACGGCCGAGCGCCCCATGGCCTCGCGCGCGTCCGCGCCGAGCAGCGGCGAGGGCGCCTCCTCGATCACCTTCTGGTGCCTGCGCTGGAGGCTGCACTCGCGCTCGCCCAGGTGCACGGTCGTGCCGTGCGCGTCGGCGAGGACCTGGATCTCGATGTGCCGGGGGTCGGACACGTACCGCTCCACGAGCAGCGCGTCGTCCCCGAAGGACGCGCGCGCCTCCCGCCGGGCGGACTCGACGGCCTCGCGCAGCCCGGTGGCCTCGCGCACCAGCCGCATCCCCTTGCCGCCGCCGCCTGCCGACGGCTTGACCAGCACCGGGAACCCGATCTCGGTGGCGGCGGCGATCAGCTCGTCGTCGCCCATGCCGGGTTCGGCGCGCCCCGGCACCACCGGCACCCCGGCGGCTGCGGCGGTGAGCTTGGCCTGGATCTTGTCGCCCATGACCTCGATGGCCCGCACGGGCGGCCCGATGAACACCAGGCCCGC encodes:
- a CDS encoding acyl-CoA dehydrogenase family protein translates to MLDFRLDEEHEALRATVRRFAREEVAPVIGGFYEREEFPYDLVAKMGRMGLFGLPVPEEHGGMGGDYFALCLALEELGRVDSSVAITLEAGVSLAVMPLLRFGTDEQKARWLPALAAGEALGAFGLTEPGGGSDAGALRTTARLEDGQWVLNGTKAFITNSGTSITSLVTVAAVTGRKPDGRPEISTIIVPAGTPGLAVGSKYSKVGWNASDTHELSFQDCRVPEENLLGERGRGYAQFLRTLDEGRVAIAALGVGLAQGCVDECVRYAKEREAFGSPIGRYQAIQFKIADMEVRAHTARLAYYQAASKMLRGEPFKREAAIAKLVSSEAAMDNAREGAQVFGGYGFMNEYPVGRFYRDAKILEIGEGTSEVQRMLIARELGL
- a CDS encoding acetyl/propionyl/methylcrotonyl-CoA carboxylase subunit alpha — its product is MRVFDTVLVANRGEIAVRVVTALRRAGVRSVAVFSDADADALHVRLADTAVRIGPAAARDSYLDAGRIVAAALETGARAVHPGYGFLAENAGFARACAEAGLVFIGPPVRAIEVMGDKIQAKLTAAAAGVPVVPGRAEPGMGDDELIAAATEIGFPVLVKPSAGGGGKGMRLVREATGLREAVESARREARASFGDDALLVERYVSDPRHIEIQVLADAHGTTVHLGERECSLQRRHQKVIEEAPSPLLGADAREAMGRSAVLAAESVGYVGAGTVEFIVDGTTGEHFFLEMNTRLQVEHPVTELVTGVDLVEQQLRVAAGEPLGFTSVELRGHAVEARVYAEDPARGFLPTGGRVLLLREPDGVRVDSALREGLVVGSDYDPMLAKVIAHGATRAEALRRLDAALSRTAVLGVTTNVPFLRALLAHPDVRAGRLDTGLVERSLDTLVPGGTPDDVLVAAGCDRFLGLGGADPWERLTGWRVGERAWARWVLDGAEVRVRGVAPDVEVRVGDADPVRVTARREGDELVVGARRYAVARDGDALWLGRDGGAWQVVETTPDVAAARGASSGGPVTSPMPGTVLLVRAAEGESVVAGQALFVVEAMKMEHTVAAPVDGVLTGVRVRPGDQVALDEQLAAVLPPEE